The DNA segment TCTTAATAATATCTTCAAATTTTCATTTTACTTTTGCTGAAGTTGAATTTTATGCTAGCGGATTTTATTTATTGATTTTATCTTATGCGTTGATCAGTCAGGAAAAAATAGGAGCTATTTTCTATTATTTTATCTGTTCCTTTATTGTCTCAATGGCGTATGTGACCTTTCATTTGTTTGAGATTTTTGATCCTATTTGGATTATATTTAAAAAAGAGTGGATGATGGGAATATGCTTTGGTTATTTAGCCATTCTATTGCAAAGAACACTAAGAGGACGATTACTCATTATTTTAGCTGGCACAATGCAGGGGGAATTTTTATACGCCTATATCCTAAGTAAATATCAGTTTCCATATACGATTGGTGCTTTTGCATACTTAGACGTATGTGCATTAATTTCTGCATTACTGGTTGGCTGGAGTATTTTTGAAAATGCTGGTGTTTTTTTACAAAATCATCTTCACTTTCTTGAAAAAGGGAAACAAAAATCGTCATGAATTAGATTCATGGCAAGCTTTCCATTGAGGAAAGGATTAACATTTGTTAAAATAATAAAGTTAGGCCCTTCTACATAACAGAAGGGTTTCTTTACTTAATAAGAACTCTATAAATGTTGCTAACATAATAAAATATATTTTTAATATAAGAAAAAGAAAGGATGGCGATCAAAATGGTTAAACCTGTTATTGCCATTGTAGGACGGCCAAACGTTGGTAAATCTACTATTTTTAATCGAATCGTTGGTGAACGTGTTTCTATCGTAGAGGATATTCCTGGAGTTACAAGAGATCGTATTTATAGTTCTGGTGAGTGGTTAACACATGACTTTAATGTAATTGATACGGGTGGAATTGATATTGGTGATGAACCGTTTTTAGAGCAAATTCGTCAGCAGGCAGAAGTGGCAATCGATGAGGCGGATGTTATTATCTTCTTAACTAATGGTCGAGAAGGAGTAACAGCTGCGGATGAAGAGGTAGCAAAAATTTTATATAAGTCTAAAAAGCCAATTGTATTAGCTGTAAATAAAATCGATAATCCTGAGATGCGTGAGCAAATCTATGATTTTTATGCACTTGGATTTGGTGAACCAATTCCAGTTTCTGGCTCACATGGTCTAGGACTAGGAGATTTACTGGACGAAGCAGCAAAACACTTTCCGAAAAATAAGCAAGCAGATTATGATGATGATGTCATAAAGTTTTCTCTAATTGGGCGTCCGAATGTTGGGAAGTCTTCACTTGTTAACGCGATATTAGGTGAAGAACGTGTTATTGTTAGCAATATTGCTGGGACAACGCGTGATGCTGTCGATTCACCGTATACGTATGATGGAGGAAAATATGTCATAATAGATACAGCAGGAATCAGGAAAAAAGGAAAAGTGTATGAAACTACGGAGAAGTATAGTGTGCTTCGTGCGCTAAGGGCGATTGAACGTTCCGACGTAGTCTTGGTTGTTATTAATGCTGAAGAAGGTATTATTGAACAGGACAAGAAAATTGCAGGTTACGCACACGAGGCAGGACGAGCTATTGTTATTGTGGTTAATAAATGGGATGCGGTAGAAAAAGATGAGAAAACGATGAAGGAACTAGAACAAAAGATAAGAGAACATTTCTTATTTCTTAGTTATGCTCCAATTGTATTCTTATCTGCAAAGACGAAGAAGCGAATTCATACCCTCCTTCCGATGATTAACACAGCGAGTGAGAACCACTCGATGCGTGTAGAAACAAGTGTGTTGAATGATGTTATTATGGATGCAATTGCTATGAATCCAGCACCAACTGACAAAGGGAAACGCTTGAAAATTTATTATGCAACACAAGTTGCAGTAAAGCCTCCTACTTTTGTTGTTTTTGTCAATGAACCCGAATTATTGCATTTCTCCTATGAACGTTTCTTAGAGAACAGGATTAGAGATGCGTTTGGTTTCGAGGGAACCCCTATCAAAATTTATGCTAGAGAAAGAAAATAAAGATAAGGTGGGTGTAATATATGCAGGATCAGAAAGCAGCAATAGCTGTTGTAGGCGCAGGGAGCTGGGGCACAGCACTTGCGATGGTTTTAGCCGATAACTCACATGAAGTTCGTTTGTGGAGCCATAACGAGGTCCAGGTAAAGGAAATCAATGACTGTCATACAAATAATAAATATTTACCTGAAATTGTTCTCCCAGATTTAATAGTTGGGTATGCCTCCTTACATGAAGCGTTGGACGGAGTTGACACTGTCATTTTAGCAGTTCCCACCAAAGCAATTCGTGAAGTTCTAGGGAAAATAAGAGGAGTCATTTCAAGTCCAATTACCATTGCGCATGTTAGTAAAGGAATTGAACCAGATACACTTTTACGTATATCAGAAATGATTAAAGAGGAAATGCCCAAAGAACTGTTGCAGGATGTGGTTGTTCTTTCTGGTCCAAGTCATGCGGAAGAGGTAAGTCTTAGACACCCCACAACCGTTACCGTTTCATCTGAAAATATGGCTGCTGCTGAAAAAATCCAGGATCTTTTTATCAATCATAATTTCCGGGTATATACAAACTCAGATGTTATCGGAGTTGAAATTGGTGGTGCACTAAAGAATATTATTGCATTAGCTGCGGGGATTACAGATGGTCTAGGATATGGAGATAATGCTAAGGCTGCATTAATGACTCGTGGATTGGCGGAAATCGCTCGTCTAGGCACCAAAATGGGTGCTAATCCGTTAACGTTTTCTGGATTAACTGGAATTGGTGATCTTATTGTTACATGTACCAGTGTTCATTCGAGAAACTGGAGAGCTGGAAATTTGTTAGGTAAAGGCAAAACCTTGGATGAAGTCCTTGATAACATGGGGATGGTTGTAGAGGGTGTTAGAACAACAAAGGCTGCTTATCAGTTAGCTAAGGAGTACAATGTAAACATGCCTATTACAGCTGCCCTATATGATGTCTTATTTAATGGGAAAAACGCGAAGGACGCAGTTGATGTATTAATGGCCCGTGGTAAAACCCATGAGATGGAAGACTTAGTTAATGTGTTAGATGAACGAAATATATAGTCTTTTTGAAGCCGTTTCATTAGTAACAGTTGGCAAGAAATGTAAATAACTTTCAATGATTTATTTTCTTGTGGAAAAATGTGCATTTTTATAAAGAAAATAGGCGTACGATGATACGCTTTCTATGTAGATTGCATACAATGCAACGAAGCAACCTGGTAGTATGACGCTGGAGTTTGGGTTATTTAGTCCAATTGGCTGAAGTAAAGAATTCGCCCCTCTTTACTTCAGTTTTTTTCTGTCCGAAAGTTATTTAGATAAGGACAAGGTATGTTATAATTAATTTTTGAAAAAAGGGGGAATTAGAGTTGTCACCAGCAATGATTAAAATGTGGATTTCAATCGCAGGAATGGGTTTGATGTTTCTTGCAATTATTACCATATATTTTAGCAGGTATAAATTAAAAGGAGTTCTACGAGTTATTACAGCTTTTTTTGCTTATTTATTTATGCTCGTCGCCGGCTTGACTTTGCTTATCGTTTTCTTTACTTAATATCCTAATACATAAATCTAAAGGTGATTTTATGAAAATAAAAATGTTAGGTCTCATACTTGTTATTACCGCTGCTCTTTTATCAGGGTGTATGTATCCTAAAGAGGAATTAACCCAAAATCAAATACCATATAAAGATCAAGTTCAGGCAGTACAAACGGCCGTTGATGACTTTAAAAGGGATAATAGTGGAATTTTGCCGATAAAAACAAAGGAAGCAGAAACGCCTATTTATCAAAAATACCCCATTGAGTTTAAGAAAATATCGCCAAAGTATATAGCAAATCCCCCTGGAAATGCCTATGAAAACGGAGGGATTTTTCAATACGTCCTTGTTGATGTGGAAACAAACCCAACCGTTAAGCTACTCGACTTAAGGATGACAGAAACCATTCGAGAGCTTAAACTGAGGATTAAAACGAAGGGCTATCCACCCTATAAAACACAAATTGCAAAAAATGTGTTTTCACTTGATTATAAAAAACTAGGCTATGAGACGGCTCCGTTTGTTGTGAGTCCATATACCAATCAAAATCTATCCCTGGTGATAACGGGGAGTGCGGAGGTCTATGTAGATTATCGCCCTGATCTATATCAAAAGTTAAAGAATAGTGACATAGTGGTCAAACCAGGTGAAGATATTCGTTCTATTTTGGTCAAGGATTCTATGTTTGTTCCAGCCTATTCACTACCGTACACCATTGATAAAAAAACGAAAGAGCCTATATTCCTAGAAGAGTAGATTGGTTTTTCCTACATTCAAGTTGCGCAAATAGTCCTAAAGGATATAGCTGTTAATATTTTTTTTAGTCATAACCCTTTTCCTAAGAAATATATTGTAGGAGAAGGGTTTTTTTTGCTAAAAAATTTATCGTGATTTGGAAGTTAGTTTGCTTCTGTATCCGTGACAATAGTTAGAAACCCTCCATAACATCATACGTTCAGAGAAATACAGATATCAGAGCATCAGGTGAATTTTTAATAAGGGGGGTAAAAAATTTTAGAAAAGTGTCATAAGAATGTAGGACAACGTCATAAACATATACTGTCCAAAAATACCTAAAATGGATGATATTATCCCACTTTTATTCTATGATCAGGAGGGGATCACTTGGAAAAGGTAGATATTTTTAAAGATATTGCCGAGAGAACTGGAGGCGATATTTATTTAGGAGTAGTAGGAGCAGTTCGTACAGGAAAATCAACTTTTATCAAGAAATTTATGGAGCTTGTTGTTTTACCGAATATAAACAGTGAAGCGGAGAGATCAAGGGCACAAGATGAGTTGCCACAAAGTGCAGCAGGTAAAACAATTATGACAACAGAACCTAAATTTGTGCCTAATCAGGCAGCTACGGTTCATGTAGATGAGGGCTTAAATGTTAATATTAGGCTCGTAGATTGTGTGGGTTACACAGTACCAGGAGCCAAAGGGTATGAGGATGAGAATGGTCCAAGAATGATTACAACACCTTGGTATGAAGAGCCTATTCCGTTCCATGAGGCAGCAGAAATTGGTACGAGAAAGGTCATTCAAGAGCATTCAACAATCGGAGTTGTTGTAACAACAGATGGTACGATTGGAGAAATACCAAGAAGTAACTATATTGAAGCTGAGGAAAGAGTCATTAACGAACTTAAAGAAGTTGGTAAACCTTTTATTATGGTCGTTAATAGCGCTCAACCATACCATCCAAGTACAGAAACGCTTAGATCAAGTTTAGCTGAAAAATATGACATCCCAGTCATTGCTATGAGTGTAGAAAGTATGCGCGACAGTGATGTCCTAAATGTCCTTCGTGAAGCACTTTACGAGTTCCCAGTACTTGAAGTCAATGTAAATCTTCCGAGCTGGGTAATGGTATTACGTGAAAACCATTGGCTTCGTGAAAGCTATCAAGAGGCTGTCAAAGAGACAGTAAAAGATATCAAAAGATTAAGAGATGTGGATCGGGTAGTTCAACAATTCAGCGACTTTGACTTCATTGATAAGGCTGGTTTAGCTGGAATTGAAATGGGTTCAGGAGTTGCGGAAATTGATTTATTCGCTCCGGACGAATTATATGATGATATTTTAAAAGAAATTGTTGGGGTTGAAATCCGTGGAAAAGATCATCTGCTTGAATTAATGCAGGATTTTGCTCATGCAAAAGCAGAGTATGATCACATTGCGGATGCATTAAAAATGGTAAAGCAGACTGGTTATGGCATTGCGTCACCAACACTTTCTGATATGAGCCTTGAAGAACCAGAAATCATCCGTCAAGGAGCGAGATTTGGAGTAAGATTACGTGCTGTAGCACCATCTATTCATATGATTAAAGTTGATGTAGAATCAGAGTTTGCTCCAATTATCGGTACGGAAAAACAAAGTGAGGAGCTTGTACGCTATTTAATGCAAGACTTTGAGGATGATCCATTATCCATTTGGAATTCTGATATTTTTGGACGAAGCTTGAGTTCCATTGTTCGCGAAGGCATCCAAGCAAAGCTTTCCTTAATGCCAGAGAATGCAAGATATAAATTAAAAGAAACATTAGAGAGAATTATAAATGAAGGATCAGGCGGCTTGATTGCCATTATCCTCTAGCACGGGACTCCCTTTTGGAGTCTTTTTTTTGTTATTCTCTCAGAATTTGTAAGAAATAATAGTCCAATATAGTAGAATTTTGTTGAATCAAAGAAAAGATTACCATTATTTCATGAAATCTTCTTGATATGCGGAATTGATTGTGATAATCTTTTAACAGAATTACGTTATATATCTAATAAAACCGCGCTATGACGTATAGAAATTAGAAAAATTGTTTAGAAATGTAGATAAGTAATCTTATTTACGAATCTTGATGATAACTTTGGGAGGAGGTGAAAGGCATGAACAAGACAGAACTTATTAATGCAGTTGCTGAGGCTAGCGAGCTTTCTAAAAAGGACGCGACTAAAGCAGTTGATGCTGTTTTTGATGCGATTTTAGATGCTTTGAAAAACGGTGATAAAGTACAATTAATCGGCTTCGGAAACTTTGAAGTACGCGAGCGTGCAGCACGTAAAGGTCGTAACCCACAAACTGGTGAGGAAATCGAAATCGGTGCAAGCAAAGTTCCAGCTTTCAAACCAGGTAAAGCGCTTAAGGATG comes from the Neobacillus sp. PS2-9 genome and includes:
- the der gene encoding ribosome biogenesis GTPase Der — protein: MVKPVIAIVGRPNVGKSTIFNRIVGERVSIVEDIPGVTRDRIYSSGEWLTHDFNVIDTGGIDIGDEPFLEQIRQQAEVAIDEADVIIFLTNGREGVTAADEEVAKILYKSKKPIVLAVNKIDNPEMREQIYDFYALGFGEPIPVSGSHGLGLGDLLDEAAKHFPKNKQADYDDDVIKFSLIGRPNVGKSSLVNAILGEERVIVSNIAGTTRDAVDSPYTYDGGKYVIIDTAGIRKKGKVYETTEKYSVLRALRAIERSDVVLVVINAEEGIIEQDKKIAGYAHEAGRAIVIVVNKWDAVEKDEKTMKELEQKIREHFLFLSYAPIVFLSAKTKKRIHTLLPMINTASENHSMRVETSVLNDVIMDAIAMNPAPTDKGKRLKIYYATQVAVKPPTFVVFVNEPELLHFSYERFLENRIRDAFGFEGTPIKIYARERK
- a CDS encoding NAD(P)H-dependent glycerol-3-phosphate dehydrogenase, producing MQDQKAAIAVVGAGSWGTALAMVLADNSHEVRLWSHNEVQVKEINDCHTNNKYLPEIVLPDLIVGYASLHEALDGVDTVILAVPTKAIREVLGKIRGVISSPITIAHVSKGIEPDTLLRISEMIKEEMPKELLQDVVVLSGPSHAEEVSLRHPTTVTVSSENMAAAEKIQDLFINHNFRVYTNSDVIGVEIGGALKNIIALAAGITDGLGYGDNAKAALMTRGLAEIARLGTKMGANPLTFSGLTGIGDLIVTCTSVHSRNWRAGNLLGKGKTLDEVLDNMGMVVEGVRTTKAAYQLAKEYNVNMPITAALYDVLFNGKNAKDAVDVLMARGKTHEMEDLVNVLDERNI
- a CDS encoding DUF2768 domain-containing protein, with product MSPAMIKMWISIAGMGLMFLAIITIYFSRYKLKGVLRVITAFFAYLFMLVAGLTLLIVFFT
- the spoIVA gene encoding stage IV sporulation protein A, with amino-acid sequence MEKVDIFKDIAERTGGDIYLGVVGAVRTGKSTFIKKFMELVVLPNINSEAERSRAQDELPQSAAGKTIMTTEPKFVPNQAATVHVDEGLNVNIRLVDCVGYTVPGAKGYEDENGPRMITTPWYEEPIPFHEAAEIGTRKVIQEHSTIGVVVTTDGTIGEIPRSNYIEAEERVINELKEVGKPFIMVVNSAQPYHPSTETLRSSLAEKYDIPVIAMSVESMRDSDVLNVLREALYEFPVLEVNVNLPSWVMVLRENHWLRESYQEAVKETVKDIKRLRDVDRVVQQFSDFDFIDKAGLAGIEMGSGVAEIDLFAPDELYDDILKEIVGVEIRGKDHLLELMQDFAHAKAEYDHIADALKMVKQTGYGIASPTLSDMSLEEPEIIRQGARFGVRLRAVAPSIHMIKVDVESEFAPIIGTEKQSEELVRYLMQDFEDDPLSIWNSDIFGRSLSSIVREGIQAKLSLMPENARYKLKETLERIINEGSGGLIAIIL
- the hbs gene encoding non-specific DNA-binding protein Hbs translates to MNKTELINAVAEASELSKKDATKAVDAVFDAILDALKNGDKVQLIGFGNFEVRERAARKGRNPQTGEEIEIGASKVPAFKPGKALKDAVK